In Paracoccus aminophilus JCM 7686, one DNA window encodes the following:
- a CDS encoding ABC transporter permease subunit: MTETSLHDNRLTEPARSQPRKLPLGLLLGLGSAGALVTLWALASRFGWVSPVFLPPPAKVWRALVTASTSGYANATLWQHMAASLGRVLSALVLTMAVAIPAGLIIATSRIGRGLLDPLIEFIRPLPPLAYLPLIIIWCGIGEPSKVLVISIAMLAPIVISTVSGVRAAGESQIRAAQSFGASRAQIIREVMLPAALPSILTGIRIALGAGWTTLVAAELVAATRGLGYMIQSAAQFLVTDMVIAGILVISALATVSELILRWIERRFLPWVGK; the protein is encoded by the coding sequence ATGACAGAGACCTCGCTTCACGACAACAGACTGACCGAGCCCGCGCGCAGCCAGCCGCGCAAACTGCCGCTGGGGCTGCTTCTGGGCCTCGGCTCGGCGGGCGCGCTGGTGACGCTCTGGGCGCTCGCCTCGCGCTTTGGCTGGGTCTCGCCGGTCTTCCTGCCGCCGCCCGCGAAGGTCTGGCGCGCGCTGGTGACCGCCTCGACCAGCGGTTACGCCAATGCGACGCTGTGGCAGCATATGGCGGCAAGCCTCGGCCGCGTGCTCTCGGCGCTCGTGCTCACCATGGCGGTCGCCATCCCCGCCGGGCTGATCATCGCAACCTCGCGGATCGGGCGCGGCCTGCTCGACCCGCTGATCGAGTTCATCCGCCCCCTGCCCCCGCTCGCCTATCTGCCGCTGATCATCATCTGGTGCGGCATTGGCGAGCCCTCGAAAGTGCTGGTGATCTCCATCGCCATGCTGGCGCCAATCGTGATCTCGACGGTTTCGGGCGTGCGCGCGGCGGGTGAAAGCCAGATCCGCGCGGCCCAGAGCTTCGGCGCCAGCCGCGCGCAGATTATCCGCGAGGTCATGCTGCCCGCCGCCCTGCCGTCGATCCTCACCGGCATCCGCATTGCCCTTGGCGCGGGCTGGACGACGCTGGTCGCCGCCGAGTTGGTCGCGGCGACGCGCGGCCTTGGCTATATGATCCAGTCCGCGGCGCAGTTTCTGGTCACCGATATGGTGATCGCGGGCATCCTGGTGATCTCGGCGCTCGCCACAGTCTCAGAGCTGATCCTGCGCTGGATCGAACGCCGCTTCCTGCCCTGGGTCGGCAAGTAA